The Arachis duranensis cultivar V14167 chromosome 2, aradu.V14167.gnm2.J7QH, whole genome shotgun sequence genome has a window encoding:
- the LOC107475593 gene encoding protein FAR1-RELATED SEQUENCE 4-like, producing MNDINPNFFYVVNLDNECKFWSAVWVDARCRASYEYYGEVVSLDRTYSTNKYGVVAMGHGLPFASFVGVNHHGKSTILGCALLRNEEIPSYEWVFRQWVKCMGTAPQRIITDQCKSIFRAIKNVLPDTRHRWCIWHITKKLPHKLGGYRRYRELYDEFNDIVWNSRTEKSFENNCRTSLVQFVHEHDNVIGIKEQRELEDDAADLRGVIPCATTSLSVVAEEGPVVCMKVEEEKLVNDTILCVSYDVHFDRSTQEVRCECNLFESSRVLCCHCLEVFHSYKVYKVPNRYVLPRWSKNIKRKHTYVKSSHDVSRSDESHVAFRGLCAHFYNITQDFVNDDEETTLLHAALEETRAKLTTHRVKKRSETVADSHNNNGSTSLNVAAVMDIQAPSKVNTKGWPNSKRLGAALEKSFKKSARRKNKHDPPEKQNLLTLDGYDSSRDGVLCVSGKRCVDGQVGVLSHVGCSIDRREKRPREENSDAARFFGGLKPGGLKLGVSANFRSLDAVVELATIIVSADIVLLVVLGVVVPTTGPVHWFCEL from the exons ATGAATGACATAAATCCAAACTTCTTCTACGTGGTGAATTTGGACAATGAGTGTAAATTTTGGAGTGCAGTATGGGTGGATGCAAGGTGTAGGGCGTCCTACGAATATTATGGAGAAGTTGTGTCACTTGATAGAACATACAGCACAAACAAGTATGGGGTAGTTGCTATGGG GCATGGATTACCGTTTGCATCGTTCGTCGGTGTCAACCACCATGGTAAGTCGACCATCCTTGGTTGTGCTCTTCTTAGAAATGAGGAGATCCCAAGTTATGAGTGGGTTTTCCGCCAATGGGTCAAGTGCATGGGAACTGCTCCACAGCGGATCATTACCGATCAATGCAAATCCATTTTTCGTGCAATAAAAAATGTGTTACCCGATACACGCCACCGGTGGTGCATCTGGCACATTACGAAGAAGTTACCACACAAGCTTGGAGGTTATCGCCGGTACAGAGAGTTGTATGATGAGTTCAATGatattgtgtggaactctcggACCGAGAAGTCATTTGAGAATAACTG TCGGACTAGCTTGGTCCAATTTGTTCACGAACATGACAATGTGATTGGAATTAAGGAGCAAAGGGAACTGGAGGATGATGCAGCAGACTTGAGGGGGGTTATCCCTTGTGCAACTACCTCACTCTCTGTTGTTGCTGAAGAGGGGCCAGTGGTATGCATGAAGGTTGAAGAGGAAAAACTAGTGAATGATACTATTCTTTGTGTTTCGTATGACGTCCACTTCGATCGATCCACACAGGAGGTTCGTTGTGAGTGCAATCTATTTGAGAGTTCAAGAGTGTTATGCTGTCATTGTCTTGAAGTCTTCCATTCTTACAAGGTGTATAAAGTACCTAATCGATATGTTCTCCCTCGTTGGAGCAAGAACATAAAGCGCAAGCATACTTATGTCAAGAGTAGTCATGACGTCAGTCGGTCGGATGAGAGTCATGTTGCATTCAGGGGACTATGTGCACACTTCTACAACATTACTCAGGATTTTGTAAACGACGATGAAGAAACAACCTTGCTTCATGCTGCGCTGGAAGAAACAAGAGCTAAGCTGACTACTCATCGTGTCAAGAAGAGGTCCGAGACTGTGGCGGACTCCCACAACAATAATGGCTCAACAAGTTTGAACGTTGCCGCTGTGATGGACATCCAAGCCCCATCGAAGGTCAACACAAAGGGCTGGCCAAATAGTAAGAGGCTCGGCGCTGCCCTGGAGAAGTCATTTAAAAAATCTGCTCGGAGGAAAAACAAGCATGACCCCCCG gaaaaacaaaaccTACTTACATTGGATGGTTATGATTCTTCTAGAGATGGTGTTCTTTGTGTTTCCGGCAAACGGTGTGTTGACGGGCAGGTGGGTGTTCTTTCCCATGTTGGCTGCTCCATTGACAGGAGAGAAAAGCGCCCACGCGAGGAGAACTCTGATGCTGCTCG CTTCTTTGGAGGCCTGAAGCCTGGAGGCCTAAAGCTTGGTGTTAGCGCAAATTTCAGAAGTCTTGATGCAGTTGTTGAACTTGCAACAATCATCGTCTCGGCAGATATTGTGCTCCTTGTGGTTCTTGGAGTTGTTGTACCAACTACTGGCCCAGTACATTGGTTCTGTGAGTTGTGA